A region of Ictidomys tridecemlineatus isolate mIctTri1 chromosome 4, mIctTri1.hap1, whole genome shotgun sequence DNA encodes the following proteins:
- the LOC101958778 gene encoding NXPE family member 2, whose protein sequence is MLKQIVIHRILLLFPNAIAHKCMLMLMFILVLGVIYFTSKGHTKFSFSLRNRIAKKQGETSPTETELRIKEILGRLDQLIPPRPFTHEDTTTSATHSTATILNPRDTYCRGDQLDILLEARDHLGRRKEYGGDFLRARMSSPALKAGASGKVTDFHNGTYLVSFTLFWEGQVSLSLLLIHPSEGVSALWRARNQGYDRVIFTGQFANGTTLVLSECGLVLNSSAELCQYLDARDQEAFYCLRPQHVPCEALTLMNTKNRKVSYLTKEEWKLFNSSKIGVEMMKNFNSIKVLPCNKSENIKKKCQIGMKNPSPSGYTLERCWISAFCKQIKFNTMQDISDCLKMKFIYLLGDSTLRQWMNYFLKVVKTLKYFDHPGTGFFKTHVLLDIERKILIQWKKHSHPFVTEKLYSVRNEKYIQQEIDQVPGDDDMVIVITLGQHFRPFPINIFIRRAINIQKAIKRLFLRSPGTKVILKTENTREIHENTEMFSDFHGYIQNLIMKDIFVDLNVGIIDAWDMTIAYSTNNIHPPDYVIENQIGMFLNYIC, encoded by the exons ATGCTGAAGCAGATAGTCATCCATAG GATACTGCTGTTGTTTCCAAATGCAATTGCTCACAAATGCATGCTGATGCTGATGTTTATCTTAGTTTTGGGGGTCATTTACTTCACTTCAAAAGGCCACACAAAG TTCTCTTTCAGTTTGAGAAACCGTATTGCCAAGAAACAAGGGGAAACATCACCTACGGAGACTGAGCTGAGAATAAAGGAGATCCTAGGGAGACTAGACCAGCTGATTCCGCCCAGACCCTTCACCCATGAGGACACCACAACCAGTGCCACACACAGCACAGCCACCATCCTTAACCCTAGGGACACATACTGCAGGGGGGACCAGCTGGACATCCTGCTGGAGGCCAGGGACCACCTGGGACGCAGGAAGGAATATGGAGGGGACTTCCTGAGGGCCAGGATGTCCTCCCCAGCCTTGAAGGCAGGAGCCTCAGGAAAGGTGACAGACTTCCACAATGGCACCTACCTTGTCAGCTTCACTCTGTTCTGGGAGGGCCAGGTCTCCCTGTCTCTCCTGCTCATCCACCCCAGTGAAGGGGTGTCGGCTCTCTGGAGGGCAAGGAACCAAGGCTATGACAGGGTGATCTTCACGGGCCAGTTTGCTAATGGCACCACCCTGGTCCTCTCTGAATGTGGCCTGGTCCTAAACAGCAGTGCTGAGTTGTGCCAGTACCTGGATGCGCGAGACCAGGAAGCCTTCTACTGCCTGAGGCCTCAGCATGTTCCCTGTGAGGCCCTGACTCTCATGAACACCAAGAATAGAAAAGTTTCCTATCTTACCAAGGAAGAATGGAAGCTCTTCAACAG ttCCAAGATAGGAGTTGAAATGATGAAGAACTTCAACTCCATCAAGGTGTTGCCATGTAACA AGagtgaaaacataaaaaagaaatgtcagaTTGGAATGAAGAATCCCTCCCCCAGTGGTTACACGTTGGAGAGATGTTGGATTTCAGCATTTTGCAAACAGATCAAGTTCAATACAATGCAAGATATAAGTGACTgcttgaaaatgaaatttatttaccTCCTGGGAGACTCAACACTGCGCCAGTGGATGAATTATTTCCTAAAAGTTGTGAAAA ccttaaaatattttgatcatCCAGGAACCGGGTTCTTTAAAACACATGTTCTTCTGGATATCGAAAGAAAAATCTTGATTCAGTGGAAAAAACATAGTCATCCATTTGTTACTGAAAAGCTGTACTCTGtgagaaatgaaaagtatatCCAACAGGAAATTGACCAAGTGCCAGGGGACGATGACATGGTAATTGTCATTACCCTTGGCCAACACTTCAGACCCTTTCCCATCAACATTTTTATCCGTAGGGCCATCAATATTCAAAAAGCCATTAAACGTTTATTTTTGAGAAGCCCAGGGACCAAAGTGATTCTTAAAACTGAAAACACCAGGGAGATACATGAAAATACTGAGATGTTTAGTGACTTTCATGGCTATATTCAGAATCTTAtcatgaaagatatttttgtgGATCTCAATGTGGGTATTATTGATGCTTGGGACATGACAATTGCATATTCCACTAATAATATCCATCCACCTGATTATGTTATTGAAAATCAGATTGGCATGTTTTTAAACTACATTTGCTag